Proteins from one Silurus meridionalis isolate SWU-2019-XX chromosome 3, ASM1480568v1, whole genome shotgun sequence genomic window:
- the LOC124382735 gene encoding mediator of RNA polymerase II transcription subunit 15-like, translating into MTKRKFRPCPACQVKNQAIRKCCSACYTNLRKTKKMEGLKDRLDNAWGQGVWKNRNASRVVSSAQVAVQKLAALGYMPILIMGRKKKNSLIADINSGIPLNKDTRPFVDATKKAYEYLLKKQGPQMSPLHPQPDQHIQTPTQPDQQIQHHFDQQIQHHSDQQIQHHFDQQIQHHSDQQIQTHPDQQIQTPTQPEQQIQHHSDQQIQTHPDQQIQTPTQPDQQIQHHSDQQIQTQTEAQQIDDDVILNLYFLPSPSQVQTHSEAQQLQVQPQPQQIQPQTAKPNPQKKKKVK; encoded by the exons ATGACAAAGCGAAAATTCAGGCCTTGCCCTGCTTGCCAGGTCAAGAACCAGGCTATCAGAAAGTGCTGCAGCGCCTGCTATACAAACCTCCGCAAGACTAAAAAGATGGAGGGCCTCAAAGACCGCCTGGATAATGCGTGGGGGCAGGGGGTCTGGAAAAACCGGAATGCGTCACGAGTGGTTTCTTCTGCTCAAGTTGCA GTGCAGAAACTTGCTGCCTTGGGCTATATGCCCATTTTAATTatgggcagaaaaaaaaagaattcgtTGATCGCCGATATAAATTCTGGAATACCACTCAATAAGGACACACGACCTTTTGTTGACGCCACAAAGAAGGCTTATGAGTATTTACTTAAAAAGCAAG GACCCCAGATGTCTCCATTACATCCCCAGCCTGACCAGCATATCCAAACCCCAACCCAGCCTGACCAGCAGATTCAACACCATTTTGACCAGCAGATCCAGCACCATTCTGACCAGCAGATTCAACACCATTTTGACCAGCAGATCCAGCACCATTCTGACCAGCAGATTCAGACCCATCCTGACCAGCAGATCCAAACCCCAACCCAGCCTGAGCAGCAGATTCAGCACCATTCTGACCAGCAGATTCAGACCCATCCTGACCAGCAGATCCAAACCCCAACCCAGCCTGACCAGCAGATTCAGCACCATTCTGACCAGCAGATCCAGACCCAGACTGAAGCTCAACAgattgatgatgatgtcatACTCAACCTCTATTTTTTGCCCTCTCCATCCCAAGTCCAGACTCACTCTGAAGCTCAACAGCTCCAGGTCCAGCCACAGCCCCAGCAAATTCAGCCGCAAACTGCCAAACCaaaccctcaaaaaaaaaaaaaggtaaagtaA